Part of the Woronichinia naegeliana WA131 genome, CTGGGCCATTTTGCGACGGCTGGCCTGATTTTGCGCCACCACTGCTTTCAGGTCATCCACATTGTAGGCCACAATATTTTCCAGGCCGTGAACATCAGAATCCACATTACGGGGAACTGAAATATCCACTAACATGACCGATTGACTAACACAAGTAACTAAGTTAGTTCTATTGAGGATCGGCTCGGTGGCTCCTGTGCTGGTAAAAACAATGTCAGAGCATCCGACCACGTTTAACATCTCCGTCAGGGCCAATAATTTGAGATTGGCCTGAGGAAATTGGGCTGCCAACTCTTCAGAACGACGATTAGAACGATTAACAATGGTGATATCTGTTGCTCCTTTCGCCAAGAGGTGTTTTACCAACAGACAGGACATTTTCCCCGCACCAATAATGGCAACTCTTTGAGCCGTTAAATCGACTTTGGTATGCACTAACTCAACGGCGGCAGAACTGATGGAAACGGCTCCTGTGCCAATGCTAGTTTCTGTGCGAACTCGTCGTCCGGCGGTAATGGCCTGTTTAAAGAGCCGATCTAAAAGACGACCGACGGCCTGATATTTCTGGCCAAGTTTATGGGTATTGCGAACCTGGGCCAAGATCTGTCCTTCTCCCAGCACTAAACTTTCCAATCCTGCCGAAACTCTGAGCAGATGGCGAACTGCATCCTGATGCAAGAGGGTAAATAAATAACGACGCAGTTGGGTCAGGGGAATATGGCCAATCTCTGACAAGAATTGAGTAATCTCAATCACCCCTTTTTCTGTTTCCGTCACTACTGCATAAATTTCTAGACGGTTACAGGTGCTAATAATGGCAACCTCTTGAATGTGGGGATAGCCGCGCAGATGGGTGAGGGCTTCTTGGAGTTTGGCTTCTTGAATACTGAGCTTTTCACGAATTTCTACGGGGGCTGTTTTATGGCTCAGTCCCACAACGGCAATATTCATGGGTTCTCCTAAAGGATTCTTATCGTCGGGATATAACGATAGGGTAAAAAAATTTTCTCTAATCTTTGCAATTTAGTCTGAATTGGGCTTGAGGACAAGAGCATTGCCCCCTAATCTATATGAAATTTTGTTAAGTAGTCTGAATCGGTTAACGAGGCACACAGAAAACGGGGTTAACCGAAGTTAAACAGCGTCAACTGCTTTTATTCGCTCTCTGATTGACCAATGGAGGCTTACGCTTCAGCAAAAATAAATTCAGAACGATTTTGCGTCGTTTCAGCGATTCACCAAATTGTCAAGAATTGTAAAGTCCTCTTGGTGTAAGGTTTTCAGAGCCATCAAGTTTTGAATTTGGAATTGCTGCTTACGCTTCCTTAGTTCTAGGGTCTGGGACTTGCCTTTGTCCGTTTTCGCCTCGAATAATTGACTCTGCAAGGGAGCCAAGCTATTCAGAAACTTCCGAGTCCGTTCTAACAATATTTCTTTAACCCGCTTATGGTCAAGGAAACGAGGGATTTCAACATCCCCCAGTCTTGCTAGAATGTTGTCAGCAGCGTTGATGTCAGAGTGTAATACGACCCCATCATGTCCGATAAACCGCTCCCCCGAACGAGTCCCTGTGAGAGTCCCGAACCGAGAATCGAGTTGTGACGTATAGGCACTGTTAACAGCAACAATCGCGCAACCTACGCGAGTTGAAACCTGATTAAGAGCATCAGCGACCTGACTTTTCCCGTTAAGTCCAAAATCCAGCAATGCAAACTTCTAGAGGCTTTATCTGGCAAGGGTTTGAGTAATGATTCTCTTGACAGGAAAAAAATATTCTGAAGCCATCATCCCGCTTATCGTTCAAATTTCAAAAACAAAGGATGAAGGGAGTATGAGACTGTAAAATGGAGAAAATCTTAAAGGGCAGGTCAAAAAATGTTGGAATGGTGGACAAAAAACTTTGCCAGTTGTGAATTGGGAGACGAGAGGCTAAACAATCGTGCCTTCTCGATTGGGAAAAAGTTAAGTGAGGGGTTTGGAAAAGCCTTATCAGAAGTGTTTAAGGGAGGAAACGAGTTAAAGAGGGCCTATGAATTTTTGGGAATCCGAAAACAGACTTTGTCAAGATAATAGAGCCGCACTGTGAAATGACAACTGCCGCCGTAGAAGAATATAAGATAATGCTATCAGTCGGAGATACGACCTTCTTAGATTATCGCAATATCAAGGAAAAAAGGGAAGGGTATGGGCCGACTGGAAAAGGAGGGAATGGATTAATACTGCATAGTGCTTTAGCAATTGAGCCAGAAAAAGGACAAGTATTAGGTTTATTATGGCAAAAACTGTGGAATAGGGAGGTAAAAGAAAAGCCCCCAACAGATGAAACGGCGAAGCAGAAAAAAGAAAGACAGAAAGAACAAAGAAAAGCAGCTCGTCAAAGACCATTTGAGGAAAAAGAATCCTACAAATGGGTAGAGGCTCTAAACACCTGTGAGAAACAGGTAGAAAGTTCAACGAGGGTAATTCATGTATTTGACAGAGAAGGAGATGTTTCAGAAGTCTTTGACTCAGTGCGTCAACTCAAGCATACAGGAGTGCTGGTCAGAGCGTCTCATAATCGTAGTTTAGACAAAAATAGTGAACGACTTTGGCAACATTTGGAATCAGAACCGATTCGTTTTCATCAAGAAATCGAGATTCCGAGTACAGGAAAAAGAAAAGCACGGAAGGTTAAGCTTGCCGTCCGATTTTGCTCAGTTAATCTACGAACTCCCTATCGTTTTGATAATCGTGACCCGTTGAATGTCTATGCTGTTTATGCGACAGAAATCGATTGTCCCGAAGGCGAAACTCCTTTATCTTGGATGCTTCTGACTACAGAAGTTGTTGAGACTATTGAGATGGCTGTCACTATTCTTCGTTGGTACACCTACCGATGGCGGGTTGAAGAATTTCATAAAGTCCTTAAGTCTGGTTGTCAGAGTGAGCGTTATCGACTTGCCTCTGATGGAATGAAAACTCTTTTGGGTTTTTTAAGTGTCATTGCTGTTGAACTTTTACACGTTACTTATCTTCATCGTACCCAGCCCGATGCTCTCGCGATTGAAATTCTTAATCCTCTTCAACTTCAGGTGTTAAAAGCAGCCGCCTCTCAAAAACTTCCCCCTATTTTGACTGTTGCTTGGGCTGTCGAGTCTGTTGCTTTTCTTGGTGGTTATCTTGAACATCGTCGTAAAACTCCTCTCGGTATCCAAGTCCTTTGGCGCGGTTGGTTGAAGTTGCATGACCTTTGCCAAGGCTGGCAGCTTGCAATCCGCACTTAACGGGAAAAGTCAGCATCAGCGACCACGTCTTTACACCAAGAAGAAACGTTTCTTTTTATGCGTTTTGTTCTTGGTTTTTTGTTGCGAATTTGCTCTGTTAAATGGGTACATCCCGGATAAAGTAGTACATAGAATCTGGGGTAAAATGGAAAAAAACTGATGAGCGAAAAAAGTATGTTACCGATTCCCCCAGAAGAAAAAGCACTGTTAAAACAGCATCTCACCGAATCAGCCCGTATCCTGCGCAAATATACGGAACCAGAGAAACAGAAGGACTTTGGAAGCATCGAAGTAGAAGTCAGAACCCAGATGTTAGAAATTGTGGGGCCAACAATGGGGGAGTTTTTTTTTCAGAAGGG contains:
- a CDS encoding glutamyl-tRNA reductase, with translation MNIAVVGLSHKTAPVEIREKLSIQEAKLQEALTHLRGYPHIQEVAIISTCNRLEIYAVVTETEKGVIEITQFLSEIGHIPLTQLRRYLFTLLHQDAVRHLLRVSAGLESLVLGEGQILAQVRNTHKLGQKYQAVGRLLDRLFKQAITAGRRVRTETSIGTGAVSISSAAVELVHTKVDLTAQRVAIIGAGKMSCLLVKHLLAKGATDITIVNRSNRRSEELAAQFPQANLKLLALTEMLNVVGCSDIVFTSTGATEPILNRTNLVTCVSQSVMLVDISVPRNVDSDVHGLENIVAYNVDDLKAVVAQNQASRRKMAQEAEGLLEEEVEAFELWWRSLDTVPTISSLRNKVEDIREQELEKALSRLGTEFAEKHQEVIEALTRGIVNKILHEPMVQLRAQQDIEARKQCLQSLKMLFDLEVEEQFG
- a CDS encoding IS4 family transposase; translated protein: MTTAAVEEYKIMLSVGDTTFLDYRNIKEKREGYGPTGKGGNGLILHSALAIEPEKGQVLGLLWQKLWNREVKEKPPTDETAKQKKERQKEQRKAARQRPFEEKESYKWVEALNTCEKQVESSTRVIHVFDREGDVSEVFDSVRQLKHTGVLVRASHNRSLDKNSERLWQHLESEPIRFHQEIEIPSTGKRKARKVKLAVRFCSVNLRTPYRFDNRDPLNVYAVYATEIDCPEGETPLSWMLLTTEVVETIEMAVTILRWYTYRWRVEEFHKVLKSGCQSERYRLASDGMKTLLGFLSVIAVELLHVTYLHRTQPDALAIEILNPLQLQVLKAAASQKLPPILTVAWAVESVAFLGGYLEHRRKTPLGIQVLWRGWLKLHDLCQGWQLAIRT
- a CDS encoding transposase codes for the protein MLEWWTKNFASCELGDERLNNRAFSIGKKLSEGFGKALSEVFKGGNELKRAYEFLGIRKQTLSR
- a CDS encoding transposase gives rise to the protein MLDFGLNGKSQVADALNQVSTRVGCAIVAVNSAYTSQLDSRFGTLTGTRSGERFIGHDGVVLHSDINAADNILARLGDVEIPRFLDHKRVKEILLERTRKFLNSLAPLQSQLFEAKTDKGKSQTLELRKRKQQFQIQNLMALKTLHQEDFTILDNLVNR